In Synechococcus sp. KORDI-52, one genomic interval encodes:
- a CDS encoding ParB-like protein, producing the protein MPLRLPAYQPIPAPDRGADLIEVSAAQLQPTQWCVGLAEIWSRERDFAQDTRQQRLDYLRGKPVPLIRSADGAMWMLDRHHRLRGLIGIDPGATTWGYVVHELPTADRREVLAFLKSQGWLYLYDGRGIGPRPAEQLPSSLIRLEDDPYRSLVWKLKQDGWIKPQPLIPYHEFRWAAWLRSRSLPPFSSKRLDPALAAARQLVCSAAAQAMPGWKGDKKACR; encoded by the coding sequence GTGCCCCTGCGGCTGCCCGCCTACCAACCGATCCCAGCTCCTGATCGAGGGGCCGATCTGATTGAGGTGTCAGCGGCGCAGCTGCAGCCGACCCAGTGGTGTGTGGGCCTGGCGGAGATCTGGTCGCGCGAGAGGGATTTCGCCCAGGACACCCGTCAGCAGCGTCTTGACTACCTGCGCGGCAAACCGGTCCCCTTGATTCGGTCTGCCGATGGCGCCATGTGGATGCTGGACCGGCACCACCGGCTGCGAGGATTGATCGGCATTGATCCGGGTGCCACCACCTGGGGCTATGTGGTGCACGAGCTTCCTACAGCTGATCGGCGTGAGGTGCTTGCGTTTCTGAAAAGCCAGGGGTGGCTTTACCTCTATGACGGACGGGGCATCGGTCCGCGCCCTGCTGAACAGCTTCCCTCCAGCCTGATACGACTCGAGGATGATCCCTACCGGAGCCTGGTCTGGAAGCTCAAGCAGGACGGTTGGATCAAACCCCAGCCTCTGATCCCCTATCACGAATTTCGGTGGGCAGCCTGGCTGCGCAGCCGCTCCCTGCCCCCCTTCAGTTCCAAGCGGCTGGATCCCGCGCTTGCAGCTGCACGCCAGTTGGTCTGCTCTGCCGCAGCCCAAGCCATGCCCGGCTGGAAAGGCGACAAGAAAGCCTGCCGCTGA